The following is a genomic window from Clostridium fungisolvens.
TCCCCAGCTCCTCTGAATATAATAGGAAGCATATAGCCAGATGGCCATATTAAAATCATCATAATTGCATGTGCGATAACTATCTTCCATGTCATGGATGTAGCATCTGGCGAAAGATTATAAACCTGCATAATCACTGGCATTAAAAGTAGTACTATCACAGAACTAATAATAAAACCTAAATGGATTATAGTTCTCACTTTTTTCTTATAGTACTTTGCCTGCTCAAAATCTCCAGCTCCAACACATCTTGATATAATAACAGAAAGCCCTAAGTTCATTGCCATACCCGGCAGCACTTCAAACATAACAATGGTTCCTGCAACAGAGTTAGCTGCGATTGATGCGGTTCCAAACATTGAAACAATACTTAATACAATCAGCCTTCCTAGATAAAACATCCCATTTTCAAAACCGAAGGGTGCTCCTATATTTAAGATTCTTTTTATCATGTTCTTATCAAATTTTTCAGTTAAGAACTTTGTAATTCTAAGCTCACAATCACTTTTATGTGCCATAAAAAGAATAATCAAGGCTGCCCCAACTCTTGAAACTAATGTTGGAATAGCAACACCTGTGACCCCCATGTGAAACCCTGACACTAACAGTGCATTTCCTGCCACATTTATAATATTCATAACAAGCATAATTTTCATTGGTAATTTAGAATTGCCAATAGTACGGAAGATCGCAGCACCAGAATTATATAAAGCTAAAAATGGAACTGATATTGCTACTATGATAAAATAATGATTTGCTGCATCCGATACCTCTTTTGTAATATCTCCAAATAAGTGATTTAGAATCAGCGGTTTAAAAACATATAGTAATGCAGTTATTGCAACTGATAATAATAGTGAGCATTTGACCAGTTGGTTTGCTGCTTTTGTTGCATTTACCTTGTCTTTGCGCCCAAGATACTGTCCCGCAATTACTGCTCCACCTGTTGCTAATGCTGCAAATATACTAATGATTAACGCCATGATAAAATCTACTAGTGACACCCCTGATACAGCCGACTCTCCAACTTGTGCCACCATCATGGAAGCTGCCATTCCAACGGTATATTCAAGTCCTTGCTCTATTATCAGCGGTAAAAATAATGTAAATAAATCATGATTTGAAAAAAAACGTTTCTTTACTAAAGTTGCTTCCATTTCATCTGCTCCATTTTCTCTTGTTATTATATCTAAAAAGTTAAATAATCACATTGAAGTTAAGTACTTTTGAGCCCATTTATAAATTTCTTTTTCT
Proteins encoded in this region:
- a CDS encoding MATE family efflux transporter yields the protein MEATLVKKRFFSNHDLFTLFLPLIIEQGLEYTVGMAASMMVAQVGESAVSGVSLVDFIMALIISIFAALATGGAVIAGQYLGRKDKVNATKAANQLVKCSLLLSVAITALLYVFKPLILNHLFGDITKEVSDAANHYFIIVAISVPFLALYNSGAAIFRTIGNSKLPMKIMLVMNIINVAGNALLVSGFHMGVTGVAIPTLVSRVGAALIILFMAHKSDCELRITKFLTEKFDKNMIKRILNIGAPFGFENGMFYLGRLIVLSIVSMFGTASIAANSVAGTIVMFEVLPGMAMNLGLSVIISRCVGAGDFEQAKYYKKKVRTIIHLGFIISSVIVLLLMPVIMQVYNLSPDATSMTWKIVIAHAIMMILIWPSGYMLPIIFRGAGDAKFPMVVSTLSMIFCRIALSYVFAIGFHMGMLGTWVAMFVDWIIKSVIFEFHYKNDKWTKFKAI